A single genomic interval of Streptomyces sp. NBC_00663 harbors:
- a CDS encoding acyl-CoA dehydrogenase family protein: protein MPAFSLDPVQTAWCAELRATAAERLRPLAEKGEPGHVNRPLVAALGRLGLLERLFRCGALDLCLMRESLAYACTEAETALALQGLGAHPVHAHGTPAQRARWLPRVSEGSVVAAFALSEPGAGSDAAALALSAEPDGPDRWRLTGEKCWISNAPEADFYTVFARTGGSAGARGVTAFLVPADRPGLTGAALDMLSPHPIGTLAFDAVPVTADDVLGEVDRGFRVAMGTLNLFRPSVGAFAVGMAQAALDATLAHTAQRDAFGGKLKDLQSVAHEVAELALRTDAARLMVYAAATAYDEGAPDVPKRAAMAKLLATETAQHVVDKAVQLHGARALRRGHLLEHLYREVRAPRIYEGASEVQRGIIAKELYKELHSAREASQ from the coding sequence ATGCCCGCATTCTCGCTCGATCCGGTACAGACCGCCTGGTGTGCGGAGCTGCGGGCGACGGCGGCGGAACGGCTGCGCCCGCTCGCCGAGAAGGGCGAGCCGGGGCACGTCAACCGCCCCCTGGTCGCCGCACTCGGCCGCCTCGGTCTGCTGGAGCGCCTGTTCCGCTGCGGCGCCCTCGACCTGTGCCTGATGCGGGAGTCCCTCGCCTACGCGTGCACCGAGGCGGAGACGGCCCTCGCCCTGCAAGGCCTCGGCGCCCACCCGGTCCACGCGCACGGCACCCCGGCCCAGCGGGCCCGCTGGCTGCCACGGGTGAGCGAGGGGAGCGTGGTGGCGGCGTTCGCGCTCAGCGAGCCGGGCGCCGGGTCGGACGCGGCGGCGCTCGCCCTGTCCGCCGAGCCCGACGGCCCCGACCGCTGGCGCCTCACCGGTGAGAAGTGCTGGATCTCCAACGCCCCCGAGGCCGACTTCTACACCGTCTTCGCCCGGACCGGCGGCTCGGCGGGCGCCCGCGGCGTGACCGCCTTCCTGGTCCCCGCCGACCGCCCGGGCCTCACCGGCGCCGCCCTCGACATGCTCTCCCCGCACCCCATCGGCACCCTCGCCTTCGACGCCGTACCCGTCACCGCGGACGACGTGCTCGGCGAGGTGGACCGGGGCTTTCGGGTCGCCATGGGCACGCTGAACCTCTTCCGGCCCAGCGTCGGCGCGTTCGCGGTGGGCATGGCCCAGGCGGCCCTGGACGCGACCCTCGCCCACACCGCCCAACGGGACGCGTTCGGCGGCAAGTTGAAGGACCTCCAGTCGGTCGCCCACGAGGTCGCCGAACTCGCCCTGCGCACCGACGCGGCCCGCCTCATGGTGTACGCGGCGGCGACGGCGTACGACGAGGGCGCCCCGGACGTCCCCAAGCGCGCGGCGATGGCGAAACTGCTCGCCACCGAGACCGCGCAGCATGTCGTCGACAAGGCCGTCCAGCTGCACGGCGCGCGGGCACTGCGGCGCGGGCATCTGCTGGAGCACCTGTACCGGGAGGTGCGGGCGCCACGGATCTACGAGGGGGCGAGCGAGGTGCAACGGGGCATCATCGCGAAGGAGTTGTACAAGGAGCTCCACTCGGCGAGGGAGGCGTCCCAGTGA